Proteins found in one Mytilus edulis chromosome 2, xbMytEdul2.2, whole genome shotgun sequence genomic segment:
- the LOC139512430 gene encoding uncharacterized protein, translating into MSCFIVNKADTAYAELTTRGTDYNFDDRSGTWNIWNASLFLDGAEYLAMKRYNFMYFNSLKSSHVSSVIIKEVMKLHPSLHNYTLKSDVEFRITTELGELGQTSAPLITKLFDAKSGQLLVERFVKLVFIDNETRRPVNNPEWFLNKHSHVQGIPPELSKMPLPEQPMEVYEYRTVVRYSDLDSNYHANYSLYVKSCMDCVTTASIDKKLVHFSGDICCYPVTFLSVDFLGECFVGDQILIAMWQHSEKLNEFMFFIYKDADKKKLTYVLCQFGLEKMFSKSMPAVSKM; encoded by the exons ATGTCATGCTTCATTGTAAATAAAGCGGATACAGCCTATGCAGAACTTACAACTCGTGGTACTGACTACAACTTTGATGACAGGAGTG gAACATGGAATATATGGAATGCCTCATTGTTCTTAGATGGAGCTGAATACCTAGCAATGAAACGTTATAACTTCATGTATTTTAACAGCCTGAAATCTTCACATGTTTCAAGTGTTATTATAAAGGAAGTCATGAAATTACATCCATCGTTGCATAATTACACACTCAAGTCTGATGTGGAATTCCGAATAACCACAGAGTTGGGAGAGCTGGGACAAACGTCAGCTCCTCTCATAACAAAACTATTTGATGCCAAATCAGGACAACTTTTGGTGGAAAGGTTCGTGAAACTGGTTTTTATCGATAATGAGACCAGACGGCCGGTCAACAATCCTGAATGGTTTTTGAATAAGCACTCCCATGTACAAGGGATACCGCCGGAATTGTCCAAAATGCCATTGCCAGAACAACCAATGGAAGTTTACGAATACAGGACGGTTGTACGATACAGCGATCTTGACTCAAATTATCATGCAAACTATTCTCTTTACGTTAAATCGTGTATGGACTGTGTAACAACAGCAAGCATAGACAAGAAACTGGTTCATTTCAGTGGTGATATTTGCTGCTACCCAGTAACATTTTTAAGCGTTGATTTTCTAGGGGAATGTTTTGTTGGAGATCAAATACTTATAGCGATGTGGCAACACTCAGAAAAACTTAACGAATTTATGTTCTTTATTTATAAAGATGCAGATAAGAAAAAGTTAACCTATGTTTTATGTCAGTTCGGATTAGAAAAGATGTTCAGCAAAAGTATGCCTGCTGTCtctaaaatgtga